From the genome of Candidatus Bathyarchaeota archaeon, one region includes:
- a CDS encoding HypC/HybG/HupF family hydrogenase formation chaperone produces the protein MCLAIPAKVIEIRGNTAKVDFGEGVLRDVNVMLVNPRLGEYVLVHAGYAIQVIDRKAAEETLRLWEEILKYE, from the coding sequence ATGTGCCTCGCAATCCCAGCAAAAGTGATTGAAATTCGTGGAAACACGGCGAAGGTTGACTTTGGCGAGGGTGTCTTGAGAGACGTGAACGTCATGCTTGTGAATCCTCGGTTGGGAGAATACGTTCTAGTCCATGCAGGATACGCTATTCAGGTAATTGATAGGAAAGCTGCGGAAGAAACCCTTCGGTTATGGGAAGAAATTCTCAAGTATGAGTGA